Proteins encoded together in one Altererythrobacter epoxidivorans window:
- a CDS encoding universal stress protein — protein MRTFLVIMDNTQEASAAMRFAAHRAAAVDGAVHILALVPQQNVSAFGGVQATIEQEARDRAEMLAHGAAGNLLSESGIMPAISVRVGTGQRLIQEFLDEHNEVAALVLGAASGGAPGPLVSHFSAHAGTLPCPLYIIPEGYEETEDKI, from the coding sequence ATGCGTACATTCTTGGTGATCATGGACAACACGCAGGAGGCAAGCGCCGCCATGCGTTTCGCCGCGCATCGCGCTGCGGCCGTCGACGGGGCGGTGCATATCCTTGCCCTCGTCCCGCAGCAGAATGTCAGCGCATTCGGCGGTGTTCAGGCGACGATAGAGCAGGAGGCACGCGACCGCGCCGAAATGCTGGCGCATGGGGCCGCGGGCAATTTGCTGAGCGAATCCGGCATCATGCCGGCGATCTCGGTCCGCGTCGGCACCGGCCAGAGGCTGATCCAGGAATTCCTCGACGAACACAACGAAGTGGCCGCGCTGGTCCTGGGGGCCGCGTCGGGCGGCGCGCCGGGACCGCTGGTATCGCACTTCTCCGCGCACGCAGGCACGCTGCCCTGCCCGCTCTACATCATTCCCGAGGGATACGAGGAAACCGAAGACAAGA